A genomic region of Oscillatoria sp. FACHB-1406 contains the following coding sequences:
- the psaA gene encoding photosystem I core protein PsaA has protein sequence MTISPPEREAKVKVTVDNDPVPASFERWGKPGHFDRTLAKGPKTTTWIWNLHANAHDFDTQTSDLEDISRKIFSAHFGHLAVIFVWLSGMYFHGARFSNYEAWLTNPTGVKPSAQVVWPIVGQGILNGDVGGGFHGIQITSGLFYLWRASGFTNTYQLYCTAIGGLVMAGLCLFAGWFHYHKRAPKLEWFQNAESMMNHHLAGLLGCGSLGWAGHQIHVSLPVNKLLDAGVAPGDIPLPQEFILNKDLMVDLYPSFAKGLAPFFTLDWGAYSDFLTFKGGLNPVTGGLWLSDSAHHHLAIAVLFIIAGHMYRTNWGIGHSMKQILENHKGPFTGEGHKGLYEVLTTSWHAQLAINLALLGSLSIIVAHHMYAMPPYPYMAIDYATQLACFTHHVWIGGFLIVGAGAHGAIFMVRDYDPAKNVDNLLDRVLRHRDAIISHLNWVCIFLGFHSFGLYVHNDTMRAFGRPQDMFSDTGIQLQPVFAQWVQNIHAVAPGGTAPHALEPASYAFGGGIVAVAGKVAMMPITLGTADFLVHHIHAFTIHVTVLILLKGVLFARSSRLIPDKSELGFRFPCDGPGRGGTCQVSGWDHVFLGLFWMYNSLSVVLFHFSWKMQSDVWGTVSPDGTVSHITAGNFAQSAITINGWLRDFLWAQASQVITSYGSPLSAYGIMFLAGHFVFAFSLMFLFSGRGYWQELIESIVWAHNKLKVAPAIQPRALSITQGRAVGVAHYLLGGIVTTWAFFHARTLSF, from the coding sequence ATGACAATTAGTCCTCCGGAGAGAGAGGCAAAAGTCAAAGTTACGGTCGATAACGACCCCGTTCCCGCGTCATTTGAAAGATGGGGCAAACCCGGTCATTTCGATCGCACCCTGGCCAAAGGGCCCAAAACCACCACTTGGATTTGGAACCTCCATGCCAATGCCCACGATTTCGATACCCAAACCAGCGATCTCGAAGATATTTCTCGGAAAATCTTCAGCGCTCACTTCGGGCATCTAGCAGTGATCTTCGTTTGGTTGAGCGGAATGTACTTTCATGGTGCGCGCTTTTCCAACTACGAAGCTTGGCTGACCAACCCGACTGGGGTTAAACCCAGCGCTCAAGTCGTTTGGCCTATTGTCGGTCAAGGCATCCTCAACGGAGACGTGGGGGGCGGCTTCCACGGCATCCAAATTACCTCGGGTCTGTTTTACCTGTGGAGAGCATCCGGTTTCACCAACACCTACCAGCTATACTGCACCGCGATCGGCGGTTTAGTGATGGCAGGCTTGTGCTTGTTTGCCGGTTGGTTCCACTACCACAAGCGCGCTCCCAAACTGGAATGGTTCCAGAATGCGGAGTCGATGATGAACCACCACTTGGCAGGTTTGCTGGGCTGCGGCTCTTTGGGTTGGGCGGGACACCAAATTCACGTTTCCCTGCCCGTTAACAAACTCTTAGACGCAGGCGTAGCGCCGGGAGATATCCCGCTGCCTCAAGAGTTCATCCTGAACAAGGACTTGATGGTGGATTTATACCCCAGCTTCGCTAAGGGCTTAGCTCCCTTCTTTACGCTCGACTGGGGCGCTTACTCCGACTTCCTGACCTTTAAAGGCGGCTTAAACCCCGTAACGGGAGGATTGTGGCTGTCGGACTCGGCTCACCACCACCTTGCGATCGCAGTTCTGTTCATCATCGCCGGTCATATGTACCGTACCAACTGGGGTATCGGTCACAGTATGAAACAAATCCTGGAAAACCACAAAGGTCCCTTCACCGGCGAAGGTCATAAAGGACTCTACGAGGTTCTGACCACCTCTTGGCACGCTCAGTTAGCAATCAACCTCGCCCTGCTCGGATCCTTGAGCATCATCGTGGCACACCATATGTATGCCATGCCGCCCTATCCGTACATGGCGATTGACTACGCAACACAACTGGCTTGCTTTACCCACCACGTTTGGATCGGCGGCTTCTTAATTGTTGGCGCGGGCGCTCACGGAGCCATTTTCATGGTTCGCGACTACGACCCAGCCAAGAACGTCGATAACCTCCTCGATCGCGTGCTGCGTCACCGCGATGCCATTATTTCCCACCTCAACTGGGTTTGCATTTTCTTGGGCTTCCACAGCTTCGGGCTGTACGTCCACAACGACACCATGCGTGCCTTCGGTCGTCCCCAAGATATGTTCTCCGACACCGGCATCCAACTGCAACCGGTGTTCGCACAGTGGGTGCAAAACATCCACGCAGTTGCTCCGGGCGGCACTGCGCCTCATGCTCTGGAGCCGGCTAGCTATGCTTTTGGCGGCGGCATTGTTGCCGTAGCCGGTAAAGTAGCGATGATGCCGATTACCCTCGGTACGGCTGACTTCTTGGTGCATCACATTCATGCGTTCACCATTCACGTCACCGTTCTGATCCTTCTCAAGGGCGTACTCTTCGCCCGCAGTTCGCGCTTGATTCCCGATAAATCCGAACTCGGCTTCCGCTTCCCTTGCGACGGTCCGGGACGCGGCGGCACTTGCCAAGTATCTGGTTGGGATCATGTCTTCTTGGGACTGTTCTGGATGTACAATTCCCTGTCTGTCGTACTGTTCCACTTTAGTTGGAAAATGCAGTCCGATGTTTGGGGAACGGTTTCGCCCGACGGCACGGTTTCTCATATTACGGCGGGGAACTTCGCTCAAAGTGCGATTACCATCAATGGTTGGCTGCGCGACTTCCTCTGGGCGCAGGCTTCTCAGGTGATTACCTCCTACGGTTCTCCCCTGTCGGCTTACGGCATTATGTTCCTAGCCGGTCACTTCGTCTTTGCCTTCAGCTTAATGTTCCTGTTCAGCGGACGCGGCTATTGGCAAGAACTGATCGAGTCGATCGTTTGGGCGCATAATAAACTCAAAGTCGCTCCTGCTATCCAACCTCGCGCGCTGAGCATTACTCAGGGTCGTGCGGTTGGCGTTGCTCACTATCTCTTGGGAGGGATTGTGACAACTTGGGCCTTCTTCCATGCCAGAACGCTGTCGTTCTAA